CACAACATCTGACAGACCCAACGCCAAAGCGAGCGACGCCTGGAATCCCTCGCCACCCGAAAGCGTCGATACGGGGCGTGCATGGCCCGTGTATTCGTCGAAGACCTCCAAGTCCAGACCCCCTGCTCGGCGACGATCGACTCCTTCTTCCACGATGCGCAGGTTGTAGCGCTGGCGTGTCATTTCGGCTAAGCGAAGGTTCGCTGCGATCAGCACATCATCAAGCAATGATTGCAGGACGAAGCGCTGCAGGCTGACCCGCTTCTTGTTCGGCGGATTGCCTGCGATCGCTTCCGCAAGGGGCGACACGACGGACTCGAATTCCTCGCGCTGGGCTTTGATTTCGCCATCCAATGCTTCGAGTCGCTCAATGGCTTTCTGCGTAGACTGTACCCGGCTGGTCTCCGTCCCTCGTTGTTGATTGGCTTCGTCGATGGCTGTGGAAATGCGAGCCACGTCTTCTTCCAGAGCTCGAATGTCCTGAGGCTTCAAGCCGGCCGCATCCTCTGTTGCCTTCTTCGCACGATCGCGCGCCGATGCGAGATCCTCACGAAACGTCGCGATCTCGGATTCGAGTTCTCCGATCGCGGGGATGTCTGAGGATGCCTGCTCGTAGGAGGACTCGTCAAATCCCGCTGCCGCGCAGGCCTCTGCGAAAGCAGCCCTCTTGGTTTCTGCAACGGTTTCAGATGCCCGGGCGAGTTTTTCTGCTTCTTCTCGCTTCGAGCGTGCTCGGGCCAGTGTCTCGCGGGCATCCCCGGCGGCCTGACGTGCGCTGTCGAGAGCGGTCCTCAACTCTGCCAGCTTCGCCTCAGCTTTGCTGACCTCATTCTGCAGCGTTTCCGGTTCGCGCAACTCCGCGGGGATCCGCTTCTCCCGTTCAGCCAGAACCCCACGCGCAGATTCGAGAGCGGCGGAAGCCTGTTCCAGTGCGCTCGCGGCTGCTCGTCGCCGATCCGTGCTCTCTGCGATAGCCTTCCGCAAGTCCTCCAGTCGCTTGCGCAATGAATCAGCCTTGGCGGATTGGGACTCGGCCGATCTAAGGTCGGAGGCCAGTTCTTCGACTGTGATTTGCAATTCCTGCAGTGGTTTCGTCGCGGCATCCTGCAAGCTGTCGCGAATCGAAGCAGCCACCGTGCGCTTCTCGGTCTGCTGACGATCGTGCTTGGTGAACTGCGACTTGAGCTGCTCGAGCTCCTGTTCTGCCGAAGCGATTGATTGTTCGATCTTGGCGATTGCCTTCTCCGAAGGTGGCTCTTCGGCCGCGGTTGCAGGCTCGGGGTGATGCGTCGAGCCGCAAACGGGACAGGGCTCGCCATCGACCAACTCATCCGCGAGGATCGCGGCCTGCTGCAACTCGCGCGCACGCTGCATCTCACTGAGCTGAACGCGTAACCCTTTCAGTCGGACGTCGGCATCCTCGGCGTTCTTCTTTTCGATGTTCAGGGCGGAATTGAGCTCGGATAGCTCCGTTTCAAGGGCATCGAGTTTCGATCGATCGGTCAGAGCACGTTGCGCACGTTCTGCCGCAGTGCGCTTCCCGTCCAGTGCAGCAGTTGCAGTCTCAGAATCCCGCAGGTGACGTTCTGCATTTCGAGACTCTTCTTCCAAGTTCTCGCCAGTCTTCTCAGTCGCTTCCTTCTGCTTCCGCGCATCGATCTCGGCGGTCTTGGCATGCGCGAAAGTCCGTCGTGCCTCATCCAATTGTCCCACCGCTTCACGCAGGTCAGACAATTTGTGCAGGCGCTCTTCGATCTGGTGGCGTTCGGATTCGCGCCCTTCCTCGTTCTGAAGGCGATCCTCTGCCGTCCTCGCCGATTCCTCGGCGACCTTCAGAGACTCAATGGCCTTTGCACAGTTTTTCCCGGCGTCTTTTGCTTCGGTTGCGCGCTGTTTCGCGTCGTTCCGCAGGGGGAGTAACTTCTCGGCATTACGGGCAGCCTGCAGCCGATCATTCAGCGACGCGATCTGCGTCTCGCGTGCTTGAAGCTTTGCCAAGTGCTCGTCGGCTATCTTCCTCTCGGCCAGTCTTCGGTCCGCTTCGCGAGCAGCCTGCAGTGCGGACTGGGCTGTTTTCTCTTCTTCTGCCAGGCGCTTCAGGTCTTCCCCGAGCTCGCTAATTCGCTCTTCCAATTGCACGCAGCGTTCGGACAACTGCGCACTATTCTCGACACCATGCTGCGCGAGAAGCGCGGAACACAGCGACTGCTTCTCGCTCACTGCCTGTTCGAGCTTCTTG
This genomic window from bacterium contains:
- a CDS encoding AAA family ATPase, with amino-acid sequence MRPVRLDLAAFGPYPGAQTIDFGELGDRLFFLITGPTGAGKTSILDAICFALYGESSGGERDAARMRSDYASPDTPTRVRFDFQLGSERYRIEREPRQEIAKQRGEGTKTSHPTADLWKVVGTDTKHLASGVREVGEKVESLLGFRQNQFRHVVMLPQGRFREVLSASSKEREEILEALFGVVLYDRIAAALKEASKKLEQAVSEKQSLCSALLAQHGVENSAQLSERCVQLEERISELGEDLKRLAEEEKTAQSALQAAREADRRLAERKIADEHLAKLQARETQIASLNDRLQAARNAEKLLPLRNDAKQRATEAKDAGKNCAKAIESLKVAEESARTAEDRLQNEEGRESERHQIEERLHKLSDLREAVGQLDEARRTFAHAKTAEIDARKQKEATEKTGENLEEESRNAERHLRDSETATAALDGKRTAAERAQRALTDRSKLDALETELSELNSALNIEKKNAEDADVRLKGLRVQLSEMQRARELQQAAILADELVDGEPCPVCGSTHHPEPATAAEEPPSEKAIAKIEQSIASAEQELEQLKSQFTKHDRQQTEKRTVAASIRDSLQDAATKPLQELQITVEELASDLRSAESQSAKADSLRKRLEDLRKAIAESTDRRRAAASALEQASAALESARGVLAEREKRIPAELREPETLQNEVSKAEAKLAELRTALDSARQAAGDARETLARARSKREEAEKLARASETVAETKRAAFAEACAAAGFDESSYEQASSDIPAIGELESEIATFREDLASARDRAKKATEDAAGLKPQDIRALEEDVARISTAIDEANQQRGTETSRVQSTQKAIERLEALDGEIKAQREEFESVVSPLAEAIAGNPPNKKRVSLQRFVLQSLLDDVLIAANLRLAEMTRQRYNLRIVEEGVDRRRAGGLDLEVFDEYTGHARPVSTLSGGEGFQASLALALGLSDVVTAHSGGIRLDTIFIDEGFGSLDPEALDHAIRTLLDLQVGGRLVGVISHVEDMKTQIPTRLEITKAREGSHARFVIS